One region of Zingiber officinale cultivar Zhangliang chromosome 7B, Zo_v1.1, whole genome shotgun sequence genomic DNA includes:
- the LOC122005900 gene encoding SAC3 family protein C-like isoform X1, whose protein sequence is MDRETNRPKKLGFRPSKAPNPSPSSSSPVRLRPREEAKRDSTSSIHERRNPVLDEDEETGSPIFSYLVGTCPDMCPAKERQQRERLRDLSVFERLHGDPSRTSPKLAVKKFCRTMSNAELQEVEIRPLPVLRSTLKYLMNLVDTSDQPFEVVHDFVFDRTRSIRQDLTRQNILDDEAICMYEEMVKFHIESHKKLAMCYTKTDLASLCYLNTEQLMKCLATLFKLYDIHRRSSSLHKNEAEFYSFYVLLHLGGKIPQMQGSSLSLWYRKLTLSILQSNEMRFSMTLIRYSRLGNFKRFFTRLEAEASDLQLCLVEPFLSEIRARAISYVNHSGYKLQPYPLKHLSDVLRIKESELEELCHVCGLETTMDEAGMKTLPVKQTSFSLPKLGLPVHSLSTF, encoded by the exons ATGGACAGGGAAACCAACAGACCTAAGAAATTAGGGTTTCGACCAAGCAAAGCTCCAAACCCCTCTCCTTCGTCGTCCAGTCCCGTCAGGTTGCGTCCTCGCGAGGAGGCCAAACGCGATTCTACCAGTTCGATCCACGAAAGGCGGAATCCCGTACTCGACGAGGATGAGGAGACCGGCTCGCCGATTTTTTCCTACTTGGTCGGCACCTGCCCCGACATGTGCCCTG CGAAGGAGAGACAGCAACGCGAGCGGCTAAGAGATCTATCAGTGTTCGAGAGGTTACACGGGGATCCTTCAAGAACTTCTCCGAAACTCGCCGTGAAGAAG TTTTGTAGAACTATGTCCAATGCAGAACTGCAGGAAGTAGAAATAAGGCCTCTCCCAGTGTTAAGAAGCACATTGAAGTATCTTATGAACTTGGTCGACACATCAGATCAACCATTTGAAGTTGTTCATGATTTTGTTTTTGATAGAACAAGGTCTATTCGACAAGATCTCACTAGACAAAATATCCTTGATGATGAAGCAATTTGTATGTATGAGGAAATG GTCAAGTTTCACATTGAATCACACAAAAAACTTGCAATGTGTTACACGAAGACTGATTTGGCTTCACTGTGCTACCTCAACACTGAGCAGCTGATGAAATGCCTTGCGACCCTTTTCAAGTTGTATGATATTCATAGAAGATCTAGTTCATTGCACAAGAATGAAGCCGAGTTTTATTCATTTTATGTGCTTCTCCATCTAGGGGGCAAGATCCCCCAAATG CAGGGTAGTTCACTCTCTTTATGGTATCGAAAACTAACTCTTTCAATTCTTCAATCAAATGAAATGCGCTTTTCCATGACATTGATCAG GTACTCTCGATTGGGCAATTTCAAACGTTTCTTTACTAGACTAGAAGCTGAAGCATCAGATCTCCAATTGTGTCTTGTGGAGCCTTTTCTCAGTGAG ATCCGCGCACGAGCAATATCGTATGTCAACCACAGCGGATACAAGCTCCAGCCTTACCCATTGAAGCATTTGTCTGATGTTCTTAGAATCAAG GAGTCAGAGCTGGAAGAGCTTTGCCATGTCTGTGGCCTTGAAACCACTATGGATGAAGCAGGGATGAAAACATTGCccgtcaaacaaacaagtttcaGCTTACCCAAACTCGGACTGCCGGTCCATTCGCTATCAACTTTTTAG
- the LOC122005900 gene encoding SAC3 family protein C-like isoform X2: MDRETNRPKKLGFRPSKAPNPSPSSSSPVRLRPREEAKRDSTSSIHERRNPVLDEDEETGSPIFSYLVGTCPDMCPAKERQQRERLRDLSVFERLHGDPSRTSPKLAVKKFCRTMSNAELQEVEIRPLPVLRSTLKYLMNLVDTSDQPFEVVHDFVFDRTRSIRQDLTRQNILDDEAICMYEEMVKFHIESHKKLAMCYTKTDLASLCYLNTEQLMKCLATLFKLYDIHRRSSSLHKNEAEFYSFYVLLHLGGKIPQMGSSLSLWYRKLTLSILQSNEMRFSMTLIRYSRLGNFKRFFTRLEAEASDLQLCLVEPFLSEIRARAISYVNHSGYKLQPYPLKHLSDVLRIKESELEELCHVCGLETTMDEAGMKTLPVKQTSFSLPKLGLPVHSLSTF; encoded by the exons ATGGACAGGGAAACCAACAGACCTAAGAAATTAGGGTTTCGACCAAGCAAAGCTCCAAACCCCTCTCCTTCGTCGTCCAGTCCCGTCAGGTTGCGTCCTCGCGAGGAGGCCAAACGCGATTCTACCAGTTCGATCCACGAAAGGCGGAATCCCGTACTCGACGAGGATGAGGAGACCGGCTCGCCGATTTTTTCCTACTTGGTCGGCACCTGCCCCGACATGTGCCCTG CGAAGGAGAGACAGCAACGCGAGCGGCTAAGAGATCTATCAGTGTTCGAGAGGTTACACGGGGATCCTTCAAGAACTTCTCCGAAACTCGCCGTGAAGAAG TTTTGTAGAACTATGTCCAATGCAGAACTGCAGGAAGTAGAAATAAGGCCTCTCCCAGTGTTAAGAAGCACATTGAAGTATCTTATGAACTTGGTCGACACATCAGATCAACCATTTGAAGTTGTTCATGATTTTGTTTTTGATAGAACAAGGTCTATTCGACAAGATCTCACTAGACAAAATATCCTTGATGATGAAGCAATTTGTATGTATGAGGAAATG GTCAAGTTTCACATTGAATCACACAAAAAACTTGCAATGTGTTACACGAAGACTGATTTGGCTTCACTGTGCTACCTCAACACTGAGCAGCTGATGAAATGCCTTGCGACCCTTTTCAAGTTGTATGATATTCATAGAAGATCTAGTTCATTGCACAAGAATGAAGCCGAGTTTTATTCATTTTATGTGCTTCTCCATCTAGGGGGCAAGATCCCCCAAATG GGTAGTTCACTCTCTTTATGGTATCGAAAACTAACTCTTTCAATTCTTCAATCAAATGAAATGCGCTTTTCCATGACATTGATCAG GTACTCTCGATTGGGCAATTTCAAACGTTTCTTTACTAGACTAGAAGCTGAAGCATCAGATCTCCAATTGTGTCTTGTGGAGCCTTTTCTCAGTGAG ATCCGCGCACGAGCAATATCGTATGTCAACCACAGCGGATACAAGCTCCAGCCTTACCCATTGAAGCATTTGTCTGATGTTCTTAGAATCAAG GAGTCAGAGCTGGAAGAGCTTTGCCATGTCTGTGGCCTTGAAACCACTATGGATGAAGCAGGGATGAAAACATTGCccgtcaaacaaacaagtttcaGCTTACCCAAACTCGGACTGCCGGTCCATTCGCTATCAACTTTTTAG